GACTTTATCCAAATTTGTAACCAAAATATAATCGAACCAAAAAATTTGggtagtttttcaaaaaattatttatttaattactaaaataaataaaaattaaataaaattcaaaaaattaaataaaaatcagaaaattaaataaaaatcagaaatgtataaaaataaattaaaatacaaaaataaataaaaattccgaaattgatataaaattaaataaaaattcaataaattcacaaaaatagaaaattcacaaaaattagaaattgcaaaaattcaaaatagtttctttcaaaataaatttaaaatatatattttaaaaaaaaatacaagattATGTTCATAGAAAAACTGACATGTTATTGTTGACAATAACAGTTTCAAAAGTATCagtactaataataataatagtttctCACGTAACCATTAACCACGATGGTTTTTGACATATCTTCAACCATCAGTTTCCAACATCATCATGGAAAATGATGGTAGATATGTTCGTATGGGTCTAAATGAAGGGAAATTTCTTGTGGGTCCCGTTCGTATAGACTCTTAAACCGACAGCGTTTGTTGAGCTTCTAAAGCCTGCCacaaagaaataattaaaaaccctgaaaaagaaactaaaatatttctgTGGCGACCAAGAGAAGATGGTAAGTAACATCATAACTAGCCTGTCAATGACACTAGTTCTTCCTCAAAGCTTCACTCGACCTGCAAATACAAGgtattcttattatttttagaatCACAACTAGTTGCTTGCTTTAGTTGGATCCTGGAAGTTGTATCAACCTTAAGTTCATCAATGGCACACACAACACAGTTTAGTTAGGCTTAGGACATACTTACGGAAACTATATCCTGGAACAAACGAAACTGTCTTTAGATTCAAGGTTTACTGATCTCAGATTTATGTTTCCTTTATGAAACGGAAGATGCTCTGTGGTTAGGAGGATCAACAGTAGATCTCATTATTCTGACAGAATTATATGTTCCTTGGAGAATCCCACTGAAAGCAAGGAGGCTTTGAGAAAGCATTTTGTTTCAGGCTTTGCTGCCATTTTGCTTCTCTCTCAGGCAGGCCAGGTATTATGCTTTAGCCAACATTGCTATAAGCATGCTCGTTTGCGTCCAAAAACCTTTTCAATTTTGTGAGTTTCCTTGGCAGGGTGTTGCCTTGGATCTCTCTTCACGTTATCACAACATTTGCCAACTGGGAAGTGCTTCTGTGGAAGGAAACAAGCCTATTCTTCCACTTGATGATGACCCGGaagcgatgatgatgatgatgatgagaggCATGACTGCTAAGAACTTTGACCCAGTTAGGTACTCTGGAAGATGGTTCGAAGTGGCTTCTCTTAAGCGTGGCTTTGCTGGTCAAGGCCAAGAAGATTGCCATTGTACACAGGTACTGTTAAAATGGCTCATCCTCTGCAAAGTATAATGTGAGAAGaacaattaataattaatcACATCTTGAGTACATTCCGCTTCTGTTTTCACGTTTTGCAGGGCTTATACACGTTTGATATGAAGGAACCAGCTATACGGGTGGATACGTTTTGTGTTCACGGTAGCCCTGATGGGTATATAACTGGAATCAGAGGAAAAGTTCAATGCGTTGGAGCACAAGACCTGGAGAAAACTGAGACTGACTTAGAAAAGCAAGAGATGATTAAAGAGAAATGTTACCTTCGATTTCCCACCATTCCTTTCATTCCCAAGTTGCCTTATGATGTCATAGCTACAGATTACGACAACTACGCTCTTGTTTCTGGAGCCAAAGACAGGAGCTTTGTTCAGGTGATAATTCAAGACAAGAACTCA
The window above is part of the Brassica napus cultivar Da-Ae chromosome C3, Da-Ae, whole genome shotgun sequence genome. Proteins encoded here:
- the LOC111210043 gene encoding chloroplastic lipocalin-like isoform X1 — translated: MVSNIITSLSMTLVLPQSFTRPANTRCSVVRRINSRSHYSDRIICSLENPTESKEALRKHFVSGFAAILLLSQAGQGVALDLSSRYHNICQLGSASVEGNKPILPLDDDPEAMMMMMMRGMTAKNFDPVRYSGRWFEVASLKRGFAGQGQEDCHCTQGLYTFDMKEPAIRVDTFCVHGSPDGYITGIRGKVQCVGAQDLEKTETDLEKQEMIKEKCYLRFPTIPFIPKLPYDVIATDYDNYALVSGAKDRSFVQVYSRTPNPGPEFIAKYKDYLAQFGYDPENIKDTPQDCEVMSDGQLAAMMSMPGMEKTLTNQFPDLELRKSVQFDPFTSVFETLKKLVPLYFK
- the LOC111210043 gene encoding chloroplastic lipocalin-like isoform X2 — encoded protein: MVSNIITSLSMTLVLPQSFTRPANTRIICSLENPTESKEALRKHFVSGFAAILLLSQAGQGVALDLSSRYHNICQLGSASVEGNKPILPLDDDPEAMMMMMMRGMTAKNFDPVRYSGRWFEVASLKRGFAGQGQEDCHCTQGLYTFDMKEPAIRVDTFCVHGSPDGYITGIRGKVQCVGAQDLEKTETDLEKQEMIKEKCYLRFPTIPFIPKLPYDVIATDYDNYALVSGAKDRSFVQVYSRTPNPGPEFIAKYKDYLAQFGYDPENIKDTPQDCEVMSDGQLAAMMSMPGMEKTLTNQFPDLELRKSVQFDPFTSVFETLKKLVPLYFK